The bacterium sequence GTGCGGGAGAAGCCCGCCGGCGCCGGATGCGGGGGGTCGAGCTAAGTGCGGGTCAGCGTCATCGTACCCACGTACAACGAGCGGGAAACGGTGCCGGTCCTGCTCCGCCGGCTCGCCGCTGCCGTTGGGCAGCCTCGCTGGGATGCCGAGGCGGTCGTCGTGGACGATTCCTCGCCGGACGGAACCGGGACGGTTGCCGTCGAGGTCGGCACGGAGTTGCGCGACGTGCTGCCCGTGGTCGTGCTCAGCCGGCCCGGGAAGGCGGGACTCGCGTCGGCCGTGCTTGAGGGGGTCCAGCGTGGCCGGGGGGACGTCGTCGCCGTCATGGACAGCGACCTATCGCATCCGCCGGAGGTCGTGCCGGCGCTGCTTGCCGCACTCGACGGGGGCGCGGACCTTGCGATCGGGTCGCGGTATGTGCCCGGGGGCGGAATTACGCGGTGGTCGATGTCCCGCCGGGTGTTGAGTTGGGGCGCCACGCGGCTCGCCCGAACCCTGCTGGGGGTGGCGGTGCGCGATCCGATGTCGGGCCTGTTTGCGTGTCGGCGCGCCCTGTTTGACGGCATCGAGTTCGAAGGTCTCGGGTATAAGCTGCTGCTCGAGATCCTGGCGTCCGGGCGCGCGCACAGGGTGGAGGAGATACCGTACCGGTTTGAAGAGCGGGCCGGAGGCGAAAGCAAGCTCGACCGGGGCGAGGTGCTGAACTACGTCCGGTTGCTCGCGCGGCTGCGGCAGCGCCGTCGGATTCGCGCCCGGGAGGAAGCCACGCGATGAACGGCGCCGCGCTCCTGATCCCGATTCTGATTCTCGTGAGCGGCCTGGTGGCGTTCATCGGCAACCTAGTGGGGCGCAACATCGGCCGTCGGCGACTGACCCTGTTCGGGCTTCGCCCCCGCTACACCGCCCAGACCATCACGATCGTGACCGGGATGCTCATCACCGTGGTGACGCTCGCGGTCGTGCTGCTCGTCAGCAACGACGCGCGGCAGGCGCTCTTCCACCTGCAGGAGCTTCAGCAACAGACGCACACGCTTGAAGCCGAGATCGCGCAGCAGGAAGCGCAACTGCGCGCGCTCCAGTTCCGCGACGTCGTCTATCAGAACGACCAGGAGGTCCTCCGCACGGTGATCGACGGTCAGGCGCCGCTCGCCGACATCCGGCGGCGCGTGCAGGCGTTCCTCGACCTGGCCGCCCAGGCGGCGCGGGAGCGTGGGCTCGCGCCCGGGCCCGACGGCGTGATGGTGCACATCTCGCCGTCGGGGGTGACCGTGGACTCTGTGGCGCAGGACATCGCGGAGCGGGCCCAGCCGATGGTGGTTCGGCTGATCGCCAGCGAAAACACCGTGCGAGGGCTTCCGCTGCGGGCCAACTTGCTCGTCTTCCCCAACGTGCGAGTCTATCAAGCTGGGCAGACAATCGCCTTGGCGAAGATCGACGGGCGCGGCACACGGGCGCAGGTCGAGACCGGGCTGCTCGCGCTGGGATCGGCCGCGGCGGAGCGTGCGAAGCGCGACGGCATCATCTCGCCGCCGTTTGCGCTGGCGTCCTCCCCGCCCGACCTCCGGATCGACCCCGCCGTCTTCTTGCAGGTGCTCGACCGCGTGCAGTCGAGCAAGACCATGGTGGACGTGCGGGCGGTCGCGCTGATCGACGCATACACCGTCGGCCCCGTGCAGTTGACGTTCCGTTGAGCGTGCTCGCGGTCGATCCGGGGCGGGACAAGTGCGGAATTGCCGTGTGCCGGCCCGGCGAAGTGCTCGCCCATCGCGTGGTCCCGTCTGACGCCCTGGCCGACGTGGTCCGGGACTGGATCACGGCCTACCGGGTCGAGGCGATTGTGGTCGGCAACAGCACCGGCGCGGCCGGCGTCCGGACACGCCTCGTTGGCTGCGCGATTCCGGTAGTCAGCGTGGATGAGCGGGGGACCACGCTCCTCGCGCGAACGCGATATTTTCGGGACCATCCGCCGCGCGGGTTGGGGCGTCTGATCCCGAGATCGTTGTTGGTGCCGCCGGAACCGTACGACGACTACGCGGCGATCTTGCTCGGGGAGGCGTATCTCCAATCTCGTGGGCGATGACCCTCGTCCAGCAGGGCGACGCCCGACGGAGAGAGGTTAGGGGCATGTTTGAGAGAAGAAATTGTGTAGCAAATATAGCCATATCCTGTACAGAATCGAACAAATGATCGTACATTCATTGACCGATTTCTCTCCCCGGTGCAGGAAATTGGGACCCGTCGTCGTAGGGTGAACCCGATGGAAGTGTGTCGCTTCCTTGACATCGAACAGTTACGCGAATACGATGACCAGGCCATACCCCTGAGTTGATCAGGCTTGCTTTCACCCG is a genomic window containing:
- a CDS encoding DUF3084 domain-containing protein; its protein translation is MNGAALLIPILILVSGLVAFIGNLVGRNIGRRRLTLFGLRPRYTAQTITIVTGMLITVVTLAVVLLVSNDARQALFHLQELQQQTHTLEAEIAQQEAQLRALQFRDVVYQNDQEVLRTVIDGQAPLADIRRRVQAFLDLAAQAARERGLAPGPDGVMVHISPSGVTVDSVAQDIAERAQPMVVRLIASENTVRGLPLRANLLVFPNVRVYQAGQTIALAKIDGRGTRAQVETGLLALGSAAAERAKRDGIISPPFALASSPPDLRIDPAVFLQVLDRVQSSKTMVDVRAVALIDAYTVGPVQLTFR
- a CDS encoding pre-16S rRNA-processing nuclease YqgF; this encodes MSVLAVDPGRDKCGIAVCRPGEVLAHRVVPSDALADVVRDWITAYRVEAIVVGNSTGAAGVRTRLVGCAIPVVSVDERGTTLLARTRYFRDHPPRGLGRLIPRSLLVPPEPYDDYAAILLGEAYLQSRGR
- a CDS encoding polyprenol monophosphomannose synthase yields the protein MRVSVIVPTYNERETVPVLLRRLAAAVGQPRWDAEAVVVDDSSPDGTGTVAVEVGTELRDVLPVVVLSRPGKAGLASAVLEGVQRGRGDVVAVMDSDLSHPPEVVPALLAALDGGADLAIGSRYVPGGGITRWSMSRRVLSWGATRLARTLLGVAVRDPMSGLFACRRALFDGIEFEGLGYKLLLEILASGRAHRVEEIPYRFEERAGGESKLDRGEVLNYVRLLARLRQRRRIRAREEATR